Proteins encoded by one window of Aliivibrio wodanis:
- the ygdK gene encoding uncharacterized sufE-like protein YgdK, with translation MSTFPSSPFGFDITHTTVLNLMSEAKGWEDRYRNVIQLGKKLPKMPEELQQDNVTISGCESKVWLQHEVIDGVYFFCADSDARIVRGLIALVMAAVNNKTAEEISTFDMDEYFAQLGLIEHLSPSRGNGLKAIIETINSLVY, from the coding sequence ATGTCTACATTCCCATCGTCACCTTTTGGTTTTGATATTACTCACACAACTGTTCTCAATTTAATGAGTGAAGCAAAAGGGTGGGAAGATCGTTACCGTAACGTGATTCAATTAGGTAAAAAACTGCCTAAAATGCCTGAAGAACTGCAACAAGATAATGTGACGATTTCAGGCTGTGAAAGTAAAGTGTGGTTACAGCATGAAGTAATCGATGGGGTTTATTTTTTCTGTGCTGATTCTGATGCAAGAATTGTTCGCGGACTTATCGCGTTAGTAATGGCTGCGGTTAATAATAAAACGGCAGAAGAGATTAGCACGTTTGATATGGATGAATATTTTGCTCAATTAGGGCTAATTGAACATTTAAGCCCATCACGTGGTAATGGACTTAAAGCGATCATTGAAACGATTAATAGCTTAGTATACTAG
- a CDS encoding ThiF family protein, with amino-acid sequence MRELTTPASESYDQRFGGTRRLYGNSEVEIMRAAHVCVVGIGGVGSWAVEALVRTGLGEITLIDMDDVCVTNINRQIHAMTGTIGQSKIEVMADRIKLINPECKINLIDDFITPENQAEYISKEFDYVLDAIDSMKPKAALLAYCKSNKIKVITTGGAGGQTDPTQIQITDLTKTIQDPLAKKLRDTLRRHHNFTKNPKRKFGIDCVYSTEHLKYPQADGSVCATKATADGPKRMDCASGFGAATVVTATFGFVAVSRIVEKLIEKHSTRD; translated from the coding sequence ATGCGCGAACTAACTACTCCTGCTTCTGAAAGTTATGACCAACGTTTTGGTGGCACTCGCCGTTTGTATGGAAATAGTGAAGTAGAAATTATGCGTGCTGCACATGTGTGTGTGGTCGGTATTGGTGGTGTTGGTTCATGGGCGGTTGAAGCGTTAGTTCGCACCGGTCTTGGCGAGATTACCTTGATTGATATGGATGATGTGTGTGTCACTAATATTAATCGTCAAATTCATGCAATGACAGGTACTATTGGTCAAAGTAAAATCGAAGTAATGGCTGATCGCATTAAATTAATTAACCCTGAATGTAAGATTAATTTGATTGATGACTTCATTACACCTGAAAACCAAGCTGAATACATTTCTAAAGAGTTTGATTACGTACTTGATGCTATCGATAGCATGAAACCAAAAGCGGCGTTACTGGCTTATTGTAAGAGTAATAAGATTAAAGTTATCACGACGGGTGGGGCGGGTGGTCAAACCGATCCTACTCAAATTCAAATCACTGATCTAACCAAAACAATTCAAGACCCATTAGCGAAAAAATTGCGTGACACTTTGCGTCGTCATCATAATTTTACGAAAAATCCAAAGCGTAAATTTGGCATTGATTGTGTTTACTCAACAGAGCATTTGAAATACCCACAAGCGGATGGCTCTGTATGTGCGACTAAAGCAACTGCTGACGGCCCAAAACGTATGGATTGTGCGAGTGGTTTTGGTGCAGCTACGGTGGTAACTGCGACCTTTGGTTTTGTTGCGGTGTCGAGAATTGTAGAGAAGTTGATTGAGAAACACTCTACTAGAGACTAG
- a CDS encoding membrane protein, whose translation MNSRLCLLIASLSGAITVGLGAFGAHGLKSVLSPYLLNVYETAVQYQMWHTLALFGCGILLRNSFSKGVSYAALLFTIGILLFSGSLYALVFTGIKWFGPITPLGGLCFIIGWLTLAVSTYRLTEVSK comes from the coding sequence ATGAATAGTCGTTTATGCTTACTTATTGCTAGTCTTAGTGGTGCGATAACTGTTGGTTTAGGCGCTTTTGGTGCTCATGGTCTAAAGTCGGTTTTATCGCCATATCTACTTAATGTGTATGAGACTGCAGTGCAATATCAAATGTGGCATACGCTTGCTCTGTTTGGATGTGGAATTTTGTTGAGAAATTCATTTTCAAAAGGGGTATCATACGCCGCCTTGCTATTTACCATTGGAATATTACTTTTCAGTGGTAGTTTATATGCATTAGTGTTCACAGGAATAAAATGGTTTGGGCCAATTACTCCATTAGGTGGACTCTGTTTTATTATCGGTTGGCTAACGCTGGCTGTTTCAACTTATCGTTTGACTGAGGTTTCAAAGTGA
- the gcvA gene encoding glycine cleavage system transcriptional activator, with the protein MSRRLPPLNSLRVFEAAARHLSFTRAAEELFVTQAAVSHQIKALEEFLGLKLFRRRNRSLLLTEEGQSYFLDIKEIFSSLSEATDKVLERSAKGALTISLPPSFAIQWLVPRLSDFNNQEPDIDVRIKAVDMDEGSLTEDVDVAIYYGRGNWPGLRVDLLYQEQLLPLCSPQVLLNEKPLATIDDLRFHTLLHDTSRKDWKQFVKQFDLQGMNVNQGPIFSHSTMVLQAAAHGQGIALGNNVLAQPELDAGRLVAPFEELLISKNAFYLVCSEKQADTGRIATFREWILSKARSEQEIVDE; encoded by the coding sequence ATGTCTCGAAGATTACCACCTTTAAATTCTCTACGTGTGTTTGAAGCGGCAGCTAGACACTTAAGTTTTACTCGTGCCGCAGAGGAGTTGTTTGTTACTCAAGCAGCAGTTAGCCACCAAATCAAAGCGTTAGAAGAATTTCTTGGCTTGAAGTTATTCCGTCGCCGTAATCGTTCTTTACTTCTTACTGAAGAAGGGCAAAGTTATTTTCTCGATATAAAAGAGATTTTCTCTTCGTTGTCAGAAGCAACAGATAAAGTATTGGAAAGAAGTGCAAAGGGTGCATTAACCATTAGTTTACCACCAAGTTTTGCGATTCAATGGCTTGTTCCACGTTTGTCTGATTTTAATAATCAAGAACCAGATATAGATGTTCGTATTAAAGCGGTTGATATGGATGAAGGCTCGTTAACTGAAGATGTCGATGTAGCCATCTATTATGGTCGTGGTAATTGGCCTGGTTTACGAGTTGATTTGTTATACCAAGAGCAGTTATTGCCATTATGCTCACCGCAAGTTCTGTTAAATGAAAAGCCGTTAGCAACGATTGATGATCTACGTTTCCATACGTTATTGCATGACACGTCACGTAAAGACTGGAAGCAATTTGTAAAACAGTTTGATTTACAAGGTATGAATGTTAACCAAGGGCCAATCTTTAGCCATTCAACAATGGTGTTACAAGCTGCGGCGCATGGACAAGGTATTGCTCTAGGTAATAATGTTCTTGCTCAACCTGAATTAGATGCGGGTCGATTAGTTGCTCCTTTTGAAGAGTTGTTAATAAGTAAAAACGCGTTTTATCTAGTATGCAGTGAGAAGCAGGCTGATACAGGTCGAATAGCGACCTTTAGAGAGTGGATTTTAAGCAAAGCACGTAGTGAGCAAGAGATTGTTGATGAATAG
- the sufS gene encoding cysteine desulfurase: MTAFTVDAVRSQFPALTQDVNGQPIAYFDSAATTQKPLLVLNAIQDYYQKSNANVHRGSHSLTASATLQFEQARETVQNFINANSNKEIIWTRGATEAINLIAQTYARSTLQAADEILVSELEHHANIVPWQIVAEQTGATVVKIPMKTDCTLDMDAFESLVTKRTKIVAVAQVTNVTGTLNPIDDIITAAHQVGAIVVIDGAQGIVHHEIDVQAMNADFYVFSGHKLFAPAGIGALYGKQHLLESMPVWHGGGKMVEKVSFEKTTFAELPGKFEAGTPNVAGAIAFATAINWIKQFAHDDLNAHIDELRQMAIDGIKGIEDLRFIGLQDNASLFSFVIDGVHHQDIATLLDQQGIAVRSGNHCAHPMLDALGLTGTVRVSFALYNTKQDVQRFIDALNKAADML; encoded by the coding sequence ATGACTGCATTTACTGTTGACGCTGTTCGCTCTCAATTTCCCGCTTTAACCCAAGATGTTAATGGTCAGCCGATTGCCTATTTTGATAGTGCAGCGACGACGCAAAAACCATTATTGGTATTAAATGCAATTCAAGATTACTACCAAAAAAGTAATGCTAACGTGCATCGTGGTAGTCATAGCTTAACCGCTTCAGCTACACTGCAATTTGAGCAAGCTCGTGAAACCGTTCAGAATTTCATCAATGCTAATAGTAATAAAGAGATAATCTGGACTCGTGGAGCAACCGAAGCGATTAATTTAATTGCTCAAACTTACGCTCGAAGCACACTGCAAGCAGCCGATGAGATCTTAGTTAGTGAATTAGAACATCACGCGAATATTGTGCCTTGGCAAATTGTCGCAGAGCAAACGGGAGCAACCGTTGTAAAAATTCCAATGAAAACCGATTGCACATTAGATATGGATGCATTTGAGTCATTGGTAACCAAGCGCACTAAGATTGTTGCTGTTGCTCAAGTAACCAACGTAACAGGTACATTAAACCCAATAGATGACATCATTACGGCAGCACATCAGGTTGGTGCTATTGTGGTTATAGATGGAGCCCAAGGCATTGTTCATCATGAGATTGATGTTCAAGCAATGAATGCTGATTTCTATGTATTCTCTGGCCATAAGTTATTTGCTCCTGCAGGTATTGGCGCTCTATATGGCAAACAGCATTTATTAGAATCTATGCCAGTGTGGCATGGTGGAGGTAAAATGGTTGAGAAAGTCTCCTTTGAGAAAACCACCTTTGCAGAACTTCCAGGGAAATTTGAAGCAGGTACACCAAACGTTGCAGGTGCGATTGCTTTTGCTACAGCGATTAATTGGATTAAGCAATTCGCCCATGATGATCTTAATGCTCATATTGATGAACTTCGCCAAATGGCTATTGATGGCATCAAAGGTATTGAAGATTTACGATTCATCGGTTTACAAGATAACGCGAGCCTATTTTCTTTTGTTATTGATGGCGTCCACCACCAAGATATAGCGACGCTACTTGATCAACAAGGCATTGCCGTTCGCTCTGGTAATCATTGCGCTCACCCTATGTTAGATGCATTAGGCCTAACGGGTACTGTACGCGTTTCATTTGCTTTGTATAATACCAAGCAAGATGTTCAACGTTTTATCGACGCGCTAAATAAAGCCGCAGATATGCTATAA